From a single Rutidosis leptorrhynchoides isolate AG116_Rl617_1_P2 chromosome 5, CSIRO_AGI_Rlap_v1, whole genome shotgun sequence genomic region:
- the LOC139847763 gene encoding cytokinin hydroxylase-like — protein MITMDVVLWACLLVILSLFIKIVYQTLDCYLFTPIRIKNIMSRQGVHGPKRRLLIGNLDNIAELVSKTTSVDMPSIDHDIVPRLLPHFVLWSNIYGKRFIYWNGTEPRLCLTETELIKELLVKHSTVSGKSWLQQQGCKHFIGRGLLMANGIDWHHQRHIVAPAFMRDKLKSYAGYMVECTEEMIRSMKTEVDKKKTEFEISEYMAKLTADIISRTEFDSSYQKGKKIFHLLTILQQRCSKASRELCFPGSRFLPSKYNREIKSLKMEVESLLMEIIQSRTDCVEIGRSNSYGNDLLGMLLNEMQKKREGNGFGLDLQVIMDECKTFFFAGHETTALLLTWTIMLLASNPSWQDKVRAEVRHVSNGGPLSVEHLSKLYVLNMVIHESLRLYPPATVLPRMAFEDLQLGDLHIPKGLSIWIPVLAIHHSEEIWGEDVNEFNPNRFASKSFSQGRNFMPFAAGPRNCVGQSFAMMEAKIILGMLISKFNFEISDNYKHAPVIVLTIKPKFGVQVYLKPLEE, from the exons ATGATCACAATGGATGTTGTTTTATGGGCTTGCTTACTTGTTATTCTTTCTTTGTTCATAAAGATTGTCTATCAAACACTTGATTGTTACTTGTTTACTCCCATACGTATCAAGAACATCATGTCACGCCAAGGAGTCCATGGGCCGAAACGCCGGCTTCTCATTGGGAACCTCGACAATATTGCGGAACTCGTCTCCAAAACGACCTCTGTCGACATGCCTTCAATTGATCACGACATCGTCCCACGTCTCTTGCCTCACTTTGTTCTTTGGTctaatatatatg GAAAAAGATTTATATATTGGAACGGTACGGAGCCTCGTTTGTGTTTGACCGAAACTGAATTGATAAAGGAGCTTCTAGTAAAACACAGCACTGTTTCCGGTAAATCATGGCTTCAACAACAAGGTTGTAAACATTTTATTGGTCGCGGACTTTTAATGGCTAACGGAATTGACTGGCACCATCAGCGTCACATCGTTGCACCTGCATTTATGCGCGATAAACTCAAG agTTATGCCGGATACATGGTGGAATGTACCGAAGAAATGATACGATCAATGAAAACTGAGGTGGATAAgaaaaaaactgagtttgagataagCGAGTATATGGCGAAACTCACCGCAGACATCATATCGCGAACAGAATTCGATAGTAGTTACCAAAAGGGAAAAAAAATATTTCATCTTTTAACGATTTTACAACAACGATGTTCTAAAGCTAGTCGTGAGTTATGTTTTCCCGGGAGCCG ATTTCTTCCAAGCAAATATAACAGAGAAATAAAATCGTTAAAAATGGAAGTTGAAAGTTTGTTAATGGAGATCATACAAAGCCGAACGGATTGTGTGGAGATCGGTCGGAGTAATTCGTATGGGAATGATTTATTAGGGATGTTGCTTAATGAAATGCAGAAAAAAAGGGAAGGAAATGGATTTGGCTTAGATTTACAAGTGATTATGGATGAATGCAAAACGTTTTTCTTTGCTGGACATGAAACCACTGCACTTTTACTTACATGGACCATTATGTTACTAGCAAGCAACCCATCTTGGCAAGACAAGGTTCGAGCCGAGGTTCGACACGTCAGCAATGGTGGCCCACTCTCGGTCGAACATCTCTCCAAGCTCTATGTG TTAAATATGGTGATACACGAATCGTTGCGATTGTATCCTCCTGCAACCGTGTTACCAAGAATGGCTTTTGAAGATCTACAACTCGGTGACCTACACATTCCAAAAGGGTTGTCGATATGGATACCGGTTCTAGCAATACACCATAGCGAAGAAATATGGGGTGAAGATGTAAATGAGTTCAACCCTAATCGTTTTGCCTCTAAGTCGTTCTCACAAGGACGAAATTTTATGCCATTTGCTGCTGGCCCACGTAATTGCGTGGGCCAGTCGTTCGCCATGATGGAAGCTAAGATCATTTTGGGCATGCTTATTTCTAAGTTCAATTTTGAAATATCGGATAACTATAAACATGCACCGGTTATCGTGCTCACTATCAAACCTAAGTTTGGCGTTCAAGTGTATTTGAAGCCTTTAGAGGAATGA